A single window of Triplophysa dalaica isolate WHDGS20190420 chromosome 14, ASM1584641v1, whole genome shotgun sequence DNA harbors:
- the mtss1la gene encoding MTSS I-BAR domain containing 2a isoform X1, with amino-acid sequence MESVEKECGALGGLFQAIVNDMKCSYPVWEDYIAKATKLHSQLRTTVLAAAAFLDTFQKVADMATNTRGATRDIGSALTRMCMRHRSIEAKLRYFTNTLMEKMIAPLQDKIEEWKKTAALLDKDHAKEFKRSRQEIKKKSSDTLKLQKKARKGRGGLQPQLDSAMQDVSDMYLLMEETEKQAVRRALVEERGRYCTFINLFQPVVNAEISMLGEATHLQAIIDDLTVLTTDPHKLPEASEQVIVDLKGSDYNWSYQTPPSSPSSIGSRKSSLCRYLTFFVNYSNKKHISPFPDALTFVFHALSAFIWRATLNCFLCLTGSLVHLPPGGAHRLSSVSSHDSGFVSQDANAHSKPPSPMPSDIASQKSSSSASSEASETCQSVSECGSPTIFGSSFATFRPAHCFNDSIRAHSYILPASPSYNQSPGSNSPSPISKVPHWKQDWSKAGQYEQTARQRRTQAAEPSSGVGGHGTIHSEGPYRTRLSSKDITVKHGKPASSAASELAMVLTRGLSIEQQQKSSCDSLQYSSGYSTQNTTPSCSEDTIPSQGSEYDCYSMNGDPENDSQTDFDKSSTVPRHSNLAQNYRRMIQAKRPASTAGLHGGLGAQGVSKSNGKAGSGVISSGTATIRRTPSSKTNVRRTPSSVGPIPIRPPIVPVKTPTVPDSPGFPSPPSDHNGSEESIYNDGSLEILDYKGSPKRMSLPGPTWGTGSGLDRSAYTHQPGAVGFSSEEDQILAANRHSLVEKIGELAASAHALGEGQFPFPMDPEPIQGQQQDQGHKKEGEDLLKTIRRGVRLRKAACNDRSAPRILR; translated from the exons GGGCTACCAGGGACATCGGCTCCGCCTTGACCCGGATGTGCATGCGGCACCGCAGTATCGAGGCCAAACTGCGGTACTTCACCAA CACTCTTATGGAAAAAATGATCGCCCCGCTCCAAGACAAGATAGAAGAGTGGAAGAAAACCGCTGCCCTGCTTGATAAAGACCACGCCAAAG AGTTCAAGCGCTCCAGGCAAGAGATCAAGAAGAAGTCATCTGACACGCTAAAGCTGCAGAAGAAAGCCAGAAAAG GTCGGGGAGGGTTACAGCCTCAGCTTGACAGTGCTATGCAGGATGTGAGTGACATGTACTTGCTTATGGAGGAGACTGAAAAGCAGGCTGTGCGACGAGCCCTCGTTGAAGAAAGGGGGCGCTACTGCACCTTCATCAACCTTTTTCAACCAGTAGTG AACGCTGAGATTTCAATGCTTGGAGAAGCCACTCACCTCCAGGCCATCATTGACGACCTCACGGTGTTGACCACTGACCCTCATAAACTACCGGAGGCCAGTGAACAG GTGATTGTGGATCTTAAGGGTTCTGATTACAACTGGTCGTATCAAACTCCTCCGTCATCTCCTAGTAGTATAGGCTCTAGAAAAAGCAGCCTTTGCAGGTACTTAACTTTCTTTGTTAACTACTCTAATAAAAAGCATATTTCACCATTTCCAGATGCATTAACGTTTGTTTTTCATGCACTGTCTGCATTCATTTGGAGAGCAACActaaattgttttctttgtctgACTGGCAGTTTGGTGCATCTGCCACCCGGTGGCGCCCATCGCCTGAGCAGCGTTTCCTCTCACGATTCTGGATTTGTCTCACAAGATGCTAATGCACACTCCAAACCTCCCTCTCCTATGCCATCTGACATCGCTAGCCAG AAGTCCTCCAGTTCTGCATCCTCTGAGGCTTCAGAAACCTGTCAGTCAGTCAGCGAGTGTGGCTCTCCCACAATA TTCGGCTCATCCTTTGCTACCTTTCGCCCAGCTCACTGTTTTAATGACTCCATCAGGGCTCACTCTTACATTCTTCCTGCGTCCCCCTCCTATAACCAATCCCCAGGATCAAACTCCCCTTCACCCATATCAAAGGTTCCTCACTGGaag CAGGACTGGTCCAAGGCAGGTCAGTATGAGCAGACAGCCCGACAGCGTAGAACTCAGGCTGCAGAGCCCTCTAGTGGTGTTGGCGGGCATGGAACAATTCACTCTGAAGGTCCTTACAGGACAAGACTAAGTTCCAAAGACATTACAGTAAAG CACGGTAAACCAGCATCATCTGCCGCAAGTGAGCTGGCAATGGTTCTGACTCGAGGACTCAGCATTGAACAGCAGCAGAAGAGCAGCTGCGACTCTCTTCAGTACTCTAGTGGATACAGCACACAGAACACTACACCATCATGTTCAGAGGACACTATACCATCACAGG GATCTGAATATGACTGTTATTCTATGAACGGGGATCCTGAGAATGATTCACAGACAGACTTTGATAAGTCCTCCACAGTCCCTCGCCATAGCAACCTCGCTCAGAACTACCGTCGTATGATCCAGGCCAAGAGGCCTGCCAGCACCGCTGGGCTGCATGGAGGACTGGGTGCCCAGGGAGTTTCCAAATCCAATGGAAAAGCAGGAAGCGGTGTCATATCCTCAGGAACGGCTACCATTCGGAGAACCCCATCATCTAAGACGAACGTAAGGCGCACACCCTCCAGCGTGGGTCCGATCCCGATCCGACCACCTATTGTACCCGTAAAGACCCCCACTGTCCCCGACTCACCTGGATTTCCCAGCCCTCCCTCCGATCACAACGGAAGCGAGGAAAGCATTTACAATGACGGTTCGTTGGAGATTTTGGACTACAAAGGTTCACCGAAGCGAATGAGTCTGCCCGGCCCAACATGGGGAACTGGAAGTGGACTGGATAGAAGTGCCTATACACACCAACCTGGAGCCGTGGGTTTCAGTTCCGAAGAGGACCAGATACTCGCTGCCAATCGGCACAGCCTGGTGGAGAAGATCGGAGAGCTAGCCGCCAGTGCACATGCGCTCGGTGAGGGTCAGTTCCCATTTCCGATGGATCCTGAGCCCATCCAGGGCCAACAACAGGATCAAGGACACAAGAAGGAGGGAGAAGACTTATTGAAGACTATCCGCAGAGGGGTGCGTCTCAGGAAAGCGGCCTGCAATGACAGATCAGCTCCGAGGATCTTGCGGTAG
- the mtss1la gene encoding MTSS I-BAR domain containing 2a isoform X4 translates to MESVEKECGALGGLFQAIVNDMKCSYPVWEDYIAKATKLHSQLRTTVLAAAAFLDTFQKVADMATNTRGATRDIGSALTRMCMRHRSIEAKLRYFTNTLMEKMIAPLQDKIEEWKKTAALLDKDHAKEFKRSRQEIKKKSSDTLKLQKKARKGRGGLQPQLDSAMQDVSDMYLLMEETEKQAVRRALVEERGRYCTFINLFQPVVNAEISMLGEATHLQAIIDDLTVLTTDPHKLPEASEQVIVDLKGSDYNWSYQTPPSSPSSIGSRKSSLCSLVHLPPGGAHRLSSVSSHDSGFVSQDANAHSKPPSPMPSDIASQKSSSSASSEASETCQSVSECGSPTIQDWSKAGQYEQTARQRRTQAAEPSSGVGGHGTIHSEGPYRTRLSSKDITVKHGKPASSAASELAMVLTRGLSIEQQQKSSCDSLQYSSGYSTQNTTPSCSEDTIPSQGSEYDCYSMNGDPENDSQTDFDKSSTVPRHSNLAQNYRRMIQAKRPASTAGLHGGLGAQGVSKSNGKAGSGVISSGTATIRRTPSSKTNVRRTPSSVGPIPIRPPIVPVKTPTVPDSPGFPSPPSDHNGSEESIYNDGSLEILDYKGSPKRMSLPGPTWGTGSGLDRSAYTHQPGAVGFSSEEDQILAANRHSLVEKIGELAASAHALGEGQFPFPMDPEPIQGQQQDQGHKKEGEDLLKTIRRGVRLRKAACNDRSAPRILR, encoded by the exons GGGCTACCAGGGACATCGGCTCCGCCTTGACCCGGATGTGCATGCGGCACCGCAGTATCGAGGCCAAACTGCGGTACTTCACCAA CACTCTTATGGAAAAAATGATCGCCCCGCTCCAAGACAAGATAGAAGAGTGGAAGAAAACCGCTGCCCTGCTTGATAAAGACCACGCCAAAG AGTTCAAGCGCTCCAGGCAAGAGATCAAGAAGAAGTCATCTGACACGCTAAAGCTGCAGAAGAAAGCCAGAAAAG GTCGGGGAGGGTTACAGCCTCAGCTTGACAGTGCTATGCAGGATGTGAGTGACATGTACTTGCTTATGGAGGAGACTGAAAAGCAGGCTGTGCGACGAGCCCTCGTTGAAGAAAGGGGGCGCTACTGCACCTTCATCAACCTTTTTCAACCAGTAGTG AACGCTGAGATTTCAATGCTTGGAGAAGCCACTCACCTCCAGGCCATCATTGACGACCTCACGGTGTTGACCACTGACCCTCATAAACTACCGGAGGCCAGTGAACAG GTGATTGTGGATCTTAAGGGTTCTGATTACAACTGGTCGTATCAAACTCCTCCGTCATCTCCTAGTAGTATAGGCTCTAGAAAAAGCAGCCTTTGCAG TTTGGTGCATCTGCCACCCGGTGGCGCCCATCGCCTGAGCAGCGTTTCCTCTCACGATTCTGGATTTGTCTCACAAGATGCTAATGCACACTCCAAACCTCCCTCTCCTATGCCATCTGACATCGCTAGCCAG AAGTCCTCCAGTTCTGCATCCTCTGAGGCTTCAGAAACCTGTCAGTCAGTCAGCGAGTGTGGCTCTCCCACAATA CAGGACTGGTCCAAGGCAGGTCAGTATGAGCAGACAGCCCGACAGCGTAGAACTCAGGCTGCAGAGCCCTCTAGTGGTGTTGGCGGGCATGGAACAATTCACTCTGAAGGTCCTTACAGGACAAGACTAAGTTCCAAAGACATTACAGTAAAG CACGGTAAACCAGCATCATCTGCCGCAAGTGAGCTGGCAATGGTTCTGACTCGAGGACTCAGCATTGAACAGCAGCAGAAGAGCAGCTGCGACTCTCTTCAGTACTCTAGTGGATACAGCACACAGAACACTACACCATCATGTTCAGAGGACACTATACCATCACAGG GATCTGAATATGACTGTTATTCTATGAACGGGGATCCTGAGAATGATTCACAGACAGACTTTGATAAGTCCTCCACAGTCCCTCGCCATAGCAACCTCGCTCAGAACTACCGTCGTATGATCCAGGCCAAGAGGCCTGCCAGCACCGCTGGGCTGCATGGAGGACTGGGTGCCCAGGGAGTTTCCAAATCCAATGGAAAAGCAGGAAGCGGTGTCATATCCTCAGGAACGGCTACCATTCGGAGAACCCCATCATCTAAGACGAACGTAAGGCGCACACCCTCCAGCGTGGGTCCGATCCCGATCCGACCACCTATTGTACCCGTAAAGACCCCCACTGTCCCCGACTCACCTGGATTTCCCAGCCCTCCCTCCGATCACAACGGAAGCGAGGAAAGCATTTACAATGACGGTTCGTTGGAGATTTTGGACTACAAAGGTTCACCGAAGCGAATGAGTCTGCCCGGCCCAACATGGGGAACTGGAAGTGGACTGGATAGAAGTGCCTATACACACCAACCTGGAGCCGTGGGTTTCAGTTCCGAAGAGGACCAGATACTCGCTGCCAATCGGCACAGCCTGGTGGAGAAGATCGGAGAGCTAGCCGCCAGTGCACATGCGCTCGGTGAGGGTCAGTTCCCATTTCCGATGGATCCTGAGCCCATCCAGGGCCAACAACAGGATCAAGGACACAAGAAGGAGGGAGAAGACTTATTGAAGACTATCCGCAGAGGGGTGCGTCTCAGGAAAGCGGCCTGCAATGACAGATCAGCTCCGAGGATCTTGCGGTAG
- the mtss1la gene encoding MTSS I-BAR domain containing 2a isoform X3: MESVEKECGALGGLFQAIVNDMKCSYPVWEDYIAKATKLHSQLRTTVLAAAAFLDTFQKVADMATNTRGATRDIGSALTRMCMRHRSIEAKLRYFTNTLMEKMIAPLQDKIEEWKKTAALLDKDHAKEFKRSRQEIKKKSSDTLKLQKKARKGRGGLQPQLDSAMQDVSDMYLLMEETEKQAVRRALVEERGRYCTFINLFQPVVNAEISMLGEATHLQAIIDDLTVLTTDPHKLPEASEQVIVDLKGSDYNWSYQTPPSSPSSIGSRKSSLCRYLTFFVNYSNKKHISPFPDALTFVFHALSAFIWRATLNCFLCLTGSLVHLPPGGAHRLSSVSSHDSGFVSQDANAHSKPPSPMPSDIASQKSSSSASSEASETCQSVSECGSPTIQDWSKAGQYEQTARQRRTQAAEPSSGVGGHGTIHSEGPYRTRLSSKDITVKHGKPASSAASELAMVLTRGLSIEQQQKSSCDSLQYSSGYSTQNTTPSCSEDTIPSQGSEYDCYSMNGDPENDSQTDFDKSSTVPRHSNLAQNYRRMIQAKRPASTAGLHGGLGAQGVSKSNGKAGSGVISSGTATIRRTPSSKTNVRRTPSSVGPIPIRPPIVPVKTPTVPDSPGFPSPPSDHNGSEESIYNDGSLEILDYKGSPKRMSLPGPTWGTGSGLDRSAYTHQPGAVGFSSEEDQILAANRHSLVEKIGELAASAHALGEGQFPFPMDPEPIQGQQQDQGHKKEGEDLLKTIRRGVRLRKAACNDRSAPRILR; this comes from the exons GGGCTACCAGGGACATCGGCTCCGCCTTGACCCGGATGTGCATGCGGCACCGCAGTATCGAGGCCAAACTGCGGTACTTCACCAA CACTCTTATGGAAAAAATGATCGCCCCGCTCCAAGACAAGATAGAAGAGTGGAAGAAAACCGCTGCCCTGCTTGATAAAGACCACGCCAAAG AGTTCAAGCGCTCCAGGCAAGAGATCAAGAAGAAGTCATCTGACACGCTAAAGCTGCAGAAGAAAGCCAGAAAAG GTCGGGGAGGGTTACAGCCTCAGCTTGACAGTGCTATGCAGGATGTGAGTGACATGTACTTGCTTATGGAGGAGACTGAAAAGCAGGCTGTGCGACGAGCCCTCGTTGAAGAAAGGGGGCGCTACTGCACCTTCATCAACCTTTTTCAACCAGTAGTG AACGCTGAGATTTCAATGCTTGGAGAAGCCACTCACCTCCAGGCCATCATTGACGACCTCACGGTGTTGACCACTGACCCTCATAAACTACCGGAGGCCAGTGAACAG GTGATTGTGGATCTTAAGGGTTCTGATTACAACTGGTCGTATCAAACTCCTCCGTCATCTCCTAGTAGTATAGGCTCTAGAAAAAGCAGCCTTTGCAGGTACTTAACTTTCTTTGTTAACTACTCTAATAAAAAGCATATTTCACCATTTCCAGATGCATTAACGTTTGTTTTTCATGCACTGTCTGCATTCATTTGGAGAGCAACActaaattgttttctttgtctgACTGGCAGTTTGGTGCATCTGCCACCCGGTGGCGCCCATCGCCTGAGCAGCGTTTCCTCTCACGATTCTGGATTTGTCTCACAAGATGCTAATGCACACTCCAAACCTCCCTCTCCTATGCCATCTGACATCGCTAGCCAG AAGTCCTCCAGTTCTGCATCCTCTGAGGCTTCAGAAACCTGTCAGTCAGTCAGCGAGTGTGGCTCTCCCACAATA CAGGACTGGTCCAAGGCAGGTCAGTATGAGCAGACAGCCCGACAGCGTAGAACTCAGGCTGCAGAGCCCTCTAGTGGTGTTGGCGGGCATGGAACAATTCACTCTGAAGGTCCTTACAGGACAAGACTAAGTTCCAAAGACATTACAGTAAAG CACGGTAAACCAGCATCATCTGCCGCAAGTGAGCTGGCAATGGTTCTGACTCGAGGACTCAGCATTGAACAGCAGCAGAAGAGCAGCTGCGACTCTCTTCAGTACTCTAGTGGATACAGCACACAGAACACTACACCATCATGTTCAGAGGACACTATACCATCACAGG GATCTGAATATGACTGTTATTCTATGAACGGGGATCCTGAGAATGATTCACAGACAGACTTTGATAAGTCCTCCACAGTCCCTCGCCATAGCAACCTCGCTCAGAACTACCGTCGTATGATCCAGGCCAAGAGGCCTGCCAGCACCGCTGGGCTGCATGGAGGACTGGGTGCCCAGGGAGTTTCCAAATCCAATGGAAAAGCAGGAAGCGGTGTCATATCCTCAGGAACGGCTACCATTCGGAGAACCCCATCATCTAAGACGAACGTAAGGCGCACACCCTCCAGCGTGGGTCCGATCCCGATCCGACCACCTATTGTACCCGTAAAGACCCCCACTGTCCCCGACTCACCTGGATTTCCCAGCCCTCCCTCCGATCACAACGGAAGCGAGGAAAGCATTTACAATGACGGTTCGTTGGAGATTTTGGACTACAAAGGTTCACCGAAGCGAATGAGTCTGCCCGGCCCAACATGGGGAACTGGAAGTGGACTGGATAGAAGTGCCTATACACACCAACCTGGAGCCGTGGGTTTCAGTTCCGAAGAGGACCAGATACTCGCTGCCAATCGGCACAGCCTGGTGGAGAAGATCGGAGAGCTAGCCGCCAGTGCACATGCGCTCGGTGAGGGTCAGTTCCCATTTCCGATGGATCCTGAGCCCATCCAGGGCCAACAACAGGATCAAGGACACAAGAAGGAGGGAGAAGACTTATTGAAGACTATCCGCAGAGGGGTGCGTCTCAGGAAAGCGGCCTGCAATGACAGATCAGCTCCGAGGATCTTGCGGTAG
- the mtss1la gene encoding MTSS I-BAR domain containing 2a isoform X2, with protein MESVEKECGALGGLFQAIVNDMKCSYPVWEDYIAKATKLHSQLRTTVLAAAAFLDTFQKVADMATNTRGATRDIGSALTRMCMRHRSIEAKLRYFTNTLMEKMIAPLQDKIEEWKKTAALLDKDHAKEFKRSRQEIKKKSSDTLKLQKKARKGRGGLQPQLDSAMQDVSDMYLLMEETEKQAVRRALVEERGRYCTFINLFQPVVNAEISMLGEATHLQAIIDDLTVLTTDPHKLPEASEQVIVDLKGSDYNWSYQTPPSSPSSIGSRKSSLCSLVHLPPGGAHRLSSVSSHDSGFVSQDANAHSKPPSPMPSDIASQKSSSSASSEASETCQSVSECGSPTIFGSSFATFRPAHCFNDSIRAHSYILPASPSYNQSPGSNSPSPISKVPHWKQDWSKAGQYEQTARQRRTQAAEPSSGVGGHGTIHSEGPYRTRLSSKDITVKHGKPASSAASELAMVLTRGLSIEQQQKSSCDSLQYSSGYSTQNTTPSCSEDTIPSQGSEYDCYSMNGDPENDSQTDFDKSSTVPRHSNLAQNYRRMIQAKRPASTAGLHGGLGAQGVSKSNGKAGSGVISSGTATIRRTPSSKTNVRRTPSSVGPIPIRPPIVPVKTPTVPDSPGFPSPPSDHNGSEESIYNDGSLEILDYKGSPKRMSLPGPTWGTGSGLDRSAYTHQPGAVGFSSEEDQILAANRHSLVEKIGELAASAHALGEGQFPFPMDPEPIQGQQQDQGHKKEGEDLLKTIRRGVRLRKAACNDRSAPRILR; from the exons GGGCTACCAGGGACATCGGCTCCGCCTTGACCCGGATGTGCATGCGGCACCGCAGTATCGAGGCCAAACTGCGGTACTTCACCAA CACTCTTATGGAAAAAATGATCGCCCCGCTCCAAGACAAGATAGAAGAGTGGAAGAAAACCGCTGCCCTGCTTGATAAAGACCACGCCAAAG AGTTCAAGCGCTCCAGGCAAGAGATCAAGAAGAAGTCATCTGACACGCTAAAGCTGCAGAAGAAAGCCAGAAAAG GTCGGGGAGGGTTACAGCCTCAGCTTGACAGTGCTATGCAGGATGTGAGTGACATGTACTTGCTTATGGAGGAGACTGAAAAGCAGGCTGTGCGACGAGCCCTCGTTGAAGAAAGGGGGCGCTACTGCACCTTCATCAACCTTTTTCAACCAGTAGTG AACGCTGAGATTTCAATGCTTGGAGAAGCCACTCACCTCCAGGCCATCATTGACGACCTCACGGTGTTGACCACTGACCCTCATAAACTACCGGAGGCCAGTGAACAG GTGATTGTGGATCTTAAGGGTTCTGATTACAACTGGTCGTATCAAACTCCTCCGTCATCTCCTAGTAGTATAGGCTCTAGAAAAAGCAGCCTTTGCAG TTTGGTGCATCTGCCACCCGGTGGCGCCCATCGCCTGAGCAGCGTTTCCTCTCACGATTCTGGATTTGTCTCACAAGATGCTAATGCACACTCCAAACCTCCCTCTCCTATGCCATCTGACATCGCTAGCCAG AAGTCCTCCAGTTCTGCATCCTCTGAGGCTTCAGAAACCTGTCAGTCAGTCAGCGAGTGTGGCTCTCCCACAATA TTCGGCTCATCCTTTGCTACCTTTCGCCCAGCTCACTGTTTTAATGACTCCATCAGGGCTCACTCTTACATTCTTCCTGCGTCCCCCTCCTATAACCAATCCCCAGGATCAAACTCCCCTTCACCCATATCAAAGGTTCCTCACTGGaag CAGGACTGGTCCAAGGCAGGTCAGTATGAGCAGACAGCCCGACAGCGTAGAACTCAGGCTGCAGAGCCCTCTAGTGGTGTTGGCGGGCATGGAACAATTCACTCTGAAGGTCCTTACAGGACAAGACTAAGTTCCAAAGACATTACAGTAAAG CACGGTAAACCAGCATCATCTGCCGCAAGTGAGCTGGCAATGGTTCTGACTCGAGGACTCAGCATTGAACAGCAGCAGAAGAGCAGCTGCGACTCTCTTCAGTACTCTAGTGGATACAGCACACAGAACACTACACCATCATGTTCAGAGGACACTATACCATCACAGG GATCTGAATATGACTGTTATTCTATGAACGGGGATCCTGAGAATGATTCACAGACAGACTTTGATAAGTCCTCCACAGTCCCTCGCCATAGCAACCTCGCTCAGAACTACCGTCGTATGATCCAGGCCAAGAGGCCTGCCAGCACCGCTGGGCTGCATGGAGGACTGGGTGCCCAGGGAGTTTCCAAATCCAATGGAAAAGCAGGAAGCGGTGTCATATCCTCAGGAACGGCTACCATTCGGAGAACCCCATCATCTAAGACGAACGTAAGGCGCACACCCTCCAGCGTGGGTCCGATCCCGATCCGACCACCTATTGTACCCGTAAAGACCCCCACTGTCCCCGACTCACCTGGATTTCCCAGCCCTCCCTCCGATCACAACGGAAGCGAGGAAAGCATTTACAATGACGGTTCGTTGGAGATTTTGGACTACAAAGGTTCACCGAAGCGAATGAGTCTGCCCGGCCCAACATGGGGAACTGGAAGTGGACTGGATAGAAGTGCCTATACACACCAACCTGGAGCCGTGGGTTTCAGTTCCGAAGAGGACCAGATACTCGCTGCCAATCGGCACAGCCTGGTGGAGAAGATCGGAGAGCTAGCCGCCAGTGCACATGCGCTCGGTGAGGGTCAGTTCCCATTTCCGATGGATCCTGAGCCCATCCAGGGCCAACAACAGGATCAAGGACACAAGAAGGAGGGAGAAGACTTATTGAAGACTATCCGCAGAGGGGTGCGTCTCAGGAAAGCGGCCTGCAATGACAGATCAGCTCCGAGGATCTTGCGGTAG